In the Salarias fasciatus chromosome 13, fSalaFa1.1, whole genome shotgun sequence genome, one interval contains:
- the LOC115399353 gene encoding cone cGMP-specific 3',5'-cyclic phosphodiesterase subunit alpha'-like gives MGDKDTVEKFLDNNPQFAMEYYDKKVKADVITAAFNNQIQVQDPTSYKDVTCIQEAEFMFELLKEIQGTNPMEKALHKILQRIALLIQADRCSYFGYRARNGTPELSTILFDVTHNSKYESNIVNPNVEIVFPTDMGIVGFTAHSKKPQVVADVKKNSHFSDFVDKQTKYTTKCMLTAPVMTEKEPIGVIMALNKQGAEEFSKSDQELFMKYVNFASVVLLQAYTAYMWDIESRRSQVLLWSASKVFEELTDIERQFHKALYTVRTYIKCERYSVGLLDMTKEKEFFDEWPIKLGDQEPYKGPKTPDGREINFYKIIDYLLEDKEEIKVIPGPPADHWALVSGLPTYVAENGFICNMMNAPADEYFTFQKEAVDETGWMVKNVLSLPIVNKKEEIVGVATFFNRKDGKPFDENDEQITEALTQFLGWSTLNSDTYDTLNRTEWKKDVAEEMLMYQTKATLSDVQSILNTEEKLGSAPEDCDQKEMYKLLKANIPDAQKVELLEFRFSDFPLSEFDLIKCGIRCFFELGVVEKFKVPAETLTRWMYTVRRGYRDITYHNWRHGFNVGQTMFTLLLTGKLKKYYSDLEAFAMVAAGFCHDIDHRGTNNLYQTKSASPLARLHSTSILERHHLQYSKTLMSDENLNIFQNMQKRQFETVQHLFEVCIIATDLALYFKKRTMFQKIVEAVEGIPEEKDKVSHISNNATRKEIIMAMMMTACDLSAITKPWEVQSKVALMVAAEFWEQGDLERTVLEQQPIPMMDRNHADELPKMQCGFIDFVCSFVYKEFSRFHTEIKPMFDGLNNNRAEWRALADVHEAKMKALEDQKKQLEGGNEPAPDGKSKTCIIC, from the exons ATGGGAGACAAAGACACTGTCGAGAAGTTTCTGGACAACAACCCACAGTTTGCAATGGAATACTATGACAAGAAAGTCAAGGCAGATGTTATCACAGCTGCCTTCAACAACCAAATTCAAGTTCAGGATCCGACTTCCTACAAGGATGTCACCTGCATCCAGGAGGCTGAGTTCATGTTCGAGCTTTTGAAGGAGATACAGGGCACCAATCCCATGGAGAAGGCCCTGCACAAAATTCTGCAGAGGATCGCTCTGTTGATCCAGGCCGACCGCTGCAGCTACTTTGGATACCGGGCTCGTAATGGAACGCCTGAGCTTTCCACCATCCTCTTTGACGTGACGCACAACTCTAAATACGAAAGCAATATCGTGAACCCCAACGTGGAGATTGTTTTTCCCACCGACATGGGAATTGTTGGGTTCACGGCACACTCCAAGAAGCCTCAGGTTGTCGCTGATGTGAAGAAG AATTCTCACTTCAGCGACTTTGTGGATAAACAGACCAAATACACCACCAAATGCATGCTCACAGCTCCCGTTATGACTGAGAAGGAGCCCATCGGTGTCATCATGGCGCTTAACAAACAAGGAGCTGAGGAGTTCTCCAAGAGCGACCAGGAA CTCTTTATGAAATATGTGAACTTTGCCAGTGTGGTCCTGCTCCAAGCATACACAGCTTACATGTGGGACATAGAGTCCAGGAGAAGTCAG GTTTTGCTGTGGTCGGCGAGCAAAGTTTTTGAAGAGTTGACGGATATTGAGAGGCAGTTTCACAAAGCCCTGTACACAGTGAGGACATACATCAAGTGTGAGAGATACTCTGTGGGACTGCTGGACATGACCAAGGAGAAG GAATTCTTCGATGAGTGGCCAATCAAACTCGGGGATCAGGAGCCATACAAAGGGCCCAAGACCCCTGATGGCAGA GAAATCAACTTCTACAAGATCATTGACTACTTGCTTGAAGACAAAGAGGAAATTAAAGTCATCCC CGGCCCTCCTGCAGACCACTGGGCGCTGGTCAGCGGACTTCCAACATACGTGGCTGAGAACGGATTC ATCTGCAACATGATGAACGCTCCAGCCGATGAGTACTTTACGTTCCAG AAAGAAGCTGTGGATGAAACCGGATGGATGGTCAAGAATGTCCTCTCCCTCCCGattgtcaacaaaaaagaagaaattgttGGGGTCGCAACTTTTTTCAACAGAAAAGACGGCAAACCATTTGACGAGAACGACGAGCAAATCACAGAG GCTCTGACGCAGTTCCTCGGCTGGTCCACCTTGAACAGCGACACCTACGACACTCTGAACAGGACAGAGTGGAAGAAAGACGTGGCCGAGGAGATGCTCATGTACCAGACGAAGGCCACGCTTAGCGATGTGCAGTCTATTCTG AACACTGAGGAGAAGCTTGGTTCAGCGCCGGAGGACTGTGACCAGAAAGAGATGTACAAACTGCTG AAAGCCAACATTCCCGACGCGCAGAAGGTGGAGCTGCTCGAATTCCGCTTCAGTGACTTTCCTTTGTCGGAGTTTGACCTCATTAAGTGTGGCATTCGCTGCTTCTTTGAGCTGGGGGTGGTGGAGAAGTTCAAAGTCCCCGCTGAG ACCCTCACACGATGGATGTACACAGTTCGAAGAGGATACCGAGACATCACCTACCACAACTGGAGGCACGGCTTCAATGTTGGACAAACCATGTTCACTTTGCTGCTC ACGGGTAAATTGAAGAAGTATTACTCAGACCTTGAGGCCTTCGCCATGGTTGCGGCTGGATTCTGCCACGACATCGACCACAGAGGAACCAACAACCTCTACCAGACAAA GAGCGCGTCCCCACTGGCAAGACTGCACAGCACCTCCATTCTGGAGCGGCACCATCTCCAGTACAGCAAGACGCTGATGTCGGATGAG AACCTGAATATTTTCCAAAACATGCAGAAGCGTCAGTTTGAAACAGTGCAGCATCTGTTTGAGGTCTGCATTATTGCCACTGATCTCGCCCTCTATTTCAA GAAGAGAACAATGTTCCAAAAGATTGTTGAAGCTGTTGAAGGGATTCCAGAGGAGAAAGACAAGGTCAGCCACATCTCCAACAATGCAACCAGGAAGGAAATTATCAT GGCAATGATGATGACAGCTTGTGACCTGTCGGCCATTACAAAGCCATGGGAGGTTCAGAGCAAG GTTGCTCTGATGGTGGCGGCAGAGTTCTGGGAGCAGGGAGACCTTGAGAGAACGGTTCTCGAACAACAGCCAATT cCCATGATGGACAGGAACCATGCTGATGAGCTTCCCAAGATGCAGTGTGGTTTCATTGactttgtttgttcttttgtttacaAG gagtTTTCCCGTTTCCACACAGAGATCAAACCGATGTTCGACGGGTtaaacaacaacagagcagaGTGGAGAGCTCTGGCGGACGTCCACGAGGCCAAGATGAAGGCTCTTGAAGATCAGAAGAAGCAGCTAGAAGGCGGAAATGAGCCAG CTCCAGACGGAAAGTCAAAGACATGCATCATCTGCTAG